From Candidatus Zixiibacteriota bacterium, one genomic window encodes:
- a CDS encoding glycosyltransferase family 2 protein has protein sequence MMPKSERILVVLPAYNEEGKIGRVVAKVKKISAVSRIIVVDDCSKDKTSEEARGAGAEVIRHEQNRGVGAGIRSGIKYGIANRFDICIILSGDDQHEPSEIDGVIEPILRGECDFVQGSRRMKGGKVVNDRPFRMITTQLYSLFFTILVGRRVTDATNGFRAFRLSIFDDKSINIDQDWLDRYELEPYILYKVVKSRRVRFREAPITIYYHGNRKQFTKMKPFRDWWRLARPLLFLGLRLRK, from the coding sequence ATGATGCCGAAATCTGAAAGAATACTGGTGGTTCTGCCGGCCTATAATGAGGAAGGGAAAATCGGTCGGGTGGTGGCAAAGGTGAAAAAAATCTCGGCGGTGAGTCGCATCATTGTGGTTGATGATTGTTCGAAAGATAAGACCTCGGAGGAAGCGAGGGGGGCCGGCGCGGAGGTAATCCGCCACGAACAGAATCGGGGAGTGGGCGCCGGAATCCGGTCGGGTATCAAATATGGAATAGCCAATCGCTTCGACATCTGCATAATATTATCGGGCGATGATCAGCACGAACCAAGCGAGATCGATGGTGTCATCGAGCCGATTCTGCGCGGGGAATGTGATTTCGTGCAGGGCTCACGGCGGATGAAAGGGGGAAAGGTGGTCAACGATCGACCGTTCCGCATGATCACTACCCAGCTTTATTCATTATTCTTCACCATTCTGGTCGGACGCCGGGTGACTGATGCCACGAACGGTTTTAGGGCTTTTCGGCTATCCATTTTCGATGACAAGAGCATCAATATCGACCAGGATTGGCTTGACAGGTATGAGCTCGAGCCATATATATTATATAAAGTTGTCAAAAGCAGGAGAGTGCGTTTCAGGGAAGCGCCGATCACAATCTACTATCATGGCAATCGCAAGCAATTTACCAAAATGAAGCCTTTTCGTGATTGGTGGCGTCTGGCCCGACCCCTGCTGTTTCTGGGATTAAGATTGAGGAAATAA
- a CDS encoding NAD-dependent epimerase/dehydratase family protein: MIKIDFTGSTVLVTGGAGFIGSNVVAAIVRAGGEVIVLDDLFTGSLDNIDKDIPYEFVQGSVVDYELVRKLMTGVDYVAHLAARNIIVSTKNPHDDYEVNIGGTLNVLMAARETKPKRIVYSSSASVYGNPRILPISEDENPLTFSPYSVSKLAGENYCYSFYETFYVPATVVRYSNIYGPKQDPANPYCGVISKFILAIENGQPVQIHGDGLQTRDFTYVDDAVSGTLSALLSPRADGLVFNLGTGTETTIIGMVEILTELLGKKVAYEYIDRRDIDNIRRRVMNIERIRTRLRWQPQVTLREGLRRTVAWFRNRASKVF, from the coding sequence ATGATCAAGATTGACTTTACGGGAAGCACCGTCCTGGTGACCGGCGGGGCCGGATTTATCGGGTCGAATGTTGTGGCGGCGATTGTAAGAGCCGGGGGAGAGGTCATTGTGCTCGATGATCTGTTCACTGGGAGTCTCGATAATATTGACAAAGATATTCCCTATGAATTTGTTCAAGGTTCCGTTGTTGACTATGAACTGGTGCGCAAATTAATGACGGGAGTCGATTATGTTGCCCATCTGGCCGCCAGAAATATTATTGTATCGACCAAAAATCCTCACGATGATTACGAGGTTAATATCGGCGGGACGCTGAATGTTCTGATGGCCGCCCGAGAAACCAAGCCGAAAAGAATTGTCTATTCATCTTCAGCTTCGGTCTATGGTAACCCGCGGATTTTACCGATTTCCGAAGATGAGAATCCATTGACCTTTTCACCCTATTCGGTTTCCAAACTGGCCGGGGAGAACTATTGCTATTCTTTTTATGAGACCTTTTACGTGCCGGCCACGGTTGTCCGCTATTCCAATATTTATGGGCCGAAACAGGATCCGGCCAACCCCTACTGCGGCGTTATTTCCAAATTCATTCTGGCGATTGAAAACGGGCAGCCGGTGCAGATTCACGGGGATGGCTTGCAGACCCGCGATTTCACTTATGTCGATGATGCCGTATCGGGGACGCTGAGCGCGCTTTTGTCGCCGCGCGCCGACGGCCTGGTATTCAATCTGGGAACCGGGACCGAAACGACGATTATCGGAATGGTCGAAATTCTCACCGAGCTTCTGGGGAAAAAGGTTGCCTATGAGTATATAGACCGGCGCGATATCGATAATATTCGAAGACGGGTGATGAATATCGAGCGGATTCGAACCAGACTTCGCTGGCAACCGCAGGTAACTTTGCGGGAGGGGCTCAGAAGGACTGTCGCCTGGTTTCGTAATCGAGCCAGCAAGGTCTTCTGA
- a CDS encoding glycosyltransferase family 39 protein, producing MLPKLTFRRLLLLFFILAVVSRLTFVLGKKQTPVMWDARIYSSAALGILHYIQQGGAFGHPERYSSEDSLSSQKEFLSTMNKYIKGEQIEWLYYAKPTVGLTEEYLFISGPLYPTYLAAIFLVGFGSDFATVRILNSVIDGICLVLLMMIAFELFGRRTSILGGILYLLYFPFFILCGMVSPEPITVLLILSTFLFLLQWHKTGGKKYIYLTGMTLGLLVLAKPTATLLFVPFAAGYLYDSRRNLKQAAGNLGRAAIPFGVIVAPWLLITSLYFGQIAIRDPRYSEANFRSSSSIKYEGYDLDVVDKDFWISPVTQKIERDPLGYGGLLVKKFVRLWAQPYNDFRTTFLFSDKSDGNFHLLIVMTALFGVLLGTVNDRKGLIYLLFLPLYYSLVHLILHSLARYNVNAMPVMMIAAAAILDKIATNITTTWRQPGRAANLIRWTLLLAGGAFVIFFPVSGGVRIIGSSNGVWVSICLKLAAVFGMLFIFSKLISRQLGFNKAIEFQTVPAVVALLVLSVCSAAPDSWAEWRCRLNRPGQAAGVKIFFPRDFHLKEGDAVNIMLDIGSPRNAGHDLSLALNGMKSPFIFGRSPLNSNYYRKASYRVFEEVGGYAREEMRYWSLVPLSAAAVNQLVARDGFLNIELSAREASGESNGAVIDLYGDYSSLAGDMAFVPAMEISSIERLVDKGDPRIRLKYPLSSDSVISYYVDNAVNAQSTTRDLSPAGGRQSGRYRIFVRVQEANERRSYY from the coding sequence ATGCTTCCCAAACTGACATTCCGCCGCCTTCTGCTGCTCTTTTTTATTCTGGCGGTAGTGAGTCGTCTGACTTTTGTTCTCGGCAAGAAACAGACGCCGGTGATGTGGGATGCGCGGATATATTCCTCGGCGGCCCTGGGAATTCTCCATTACATTCAGCAGGGCGGTGCATTCGGGCATCCCGAAAGATATTCTTCCGAGGACAGCCTCTCCTCGCAGAAAGAATTTCTATCAACTATGAACAAGTACATAAAAGGGGAGCAGATCGAATGGTTGTACTATGCGAAACCGACGGTCGGCCTGACCGAGGAATACCTCTTCATCTCCGGGCCGCTGTATCCGACGTACCTGGCGGCGATTTTCCTGGTCGGCTTCGGTTCTGATTTTGCAACCGTGAGAATCTTAAATTCGGTGATTGACGGTATTTGTCTGGTCCTGCTGATGATGATTGCTTTTGAGCTTTTCGGCCGCAGGACTTCGATCCTCGGAGGAATTCTTTATCTTCTCTATTTTCCCTTTTTTATATTATGTGGAATGGTATCGCCGGAACCGATTACGGTTCTATTGATACTGAGCACTTTCCTTTTCCTCTTGCAGTGGCATAAGACCGGAGGAAAGAAATATATTTATCTGACGGGCATGACACTGGGGCTTCTGGTTTTGGCCAAACCGACCGCGACGCTACTTTTTGTACCCTTTGCTGCCGGCTATCTTTATGACAGCAGGCGGAATCTGAAACAGGCGGCGGGCAATCTCGGACGGGCGGCCATCCCATTCGGAGTGATCGTGGCACCCTGGCTGCTAATAACCAGTCTTTACTTCGGGCAGATTGCCATTCGCGACCCGCGTTATTCCGAGGCAAATTTCCGTTCCAGCTCATCCATAAAGTACGAAGGATATGATCTTGATGTCGTGGATAAGGATTTCTGGATTTCGCCGGTAACCCAGAAGATCGAGCGCGACCCTCTGGGTTATGGGGGGTTATTGGTCAAGAAATTTGTCCGGTTATGGGCACAGCCATATAATGATTTTAGAACCACATTTCTCTTTTCGGATAAATCAGACGGGAATTTTCATTTGCTGATAGTTATGACGGCGTTATTTGGCGTCCTGCTTGGTACAGTCAACGACCGCAAGGGTTTGATATATCTTCTGTTTCTGCCCCTGTACTACAGTCTGGTGCATTTGATTTTGCACTCGCTGGCCAGGTACAATGTCAACGCCATGCCGGTGATGATGATTGCGGCGGCGGCGATTCTGGATAAGATTGCCACAAATATAACGACGACCTGGCGGCAACCGGGGAGGGCGGCCAATCTCATTCGATGGACTTTGCTTCTGGCCGGGGGCGCTTTTGTTATTTTCTTTCCGGTCAGCGGCGGGGTGAGAATTATTGGCTCCTCTAACGGGGTCTGGGTTTCGATTTGCCTGAAACTTGCGGCTGTTTTCGGCATGCTTTTCATTTTCAGCAAGCTAATTTCGCGGCAGCTTGGCTTTAATAAGGCGATCGAATTTCAGACCGTTCCGGCGGTTGTCGCCTTGCTGGTCCTGTCTGTATGCTCGGCGGCACCGGACAGCTGGGCCGAATGGCGATGCCGGCTCAATCGCCCGGGTCAAGCCGCCGGCGTAAAAATATTTTTCCCCAGGGATTTCCATTTGAAGGAAGGCGACGCAGTGAATATCATGCTGGATATCGGCAGTCCCAGGAACGCCGGTCACGATCTCTCGCTTGCCCTGAATGGAATGAAGAGTCCGTTCATTTTCGGACGATCGCCGTTGAATTCAAATTATTATCGGAAAGCCAGCTATAGAGTATTCGAAGAGGTAGGCGGGTATGCGCGGGAGGAAATGCGGTACTGGTCTCTGGTGCCGTTGTCGGCAGCTGCCGTCAATCAACTGGTGGCACGGGATGGTTTTCTGAATATCGAGCTTTCGGCGCGGGAGGCATCAGGCGAGAGCAATGGCGCGGTCATTGATCTTTACGGCGATTACTCCTCACTTGCCGGCGATATGGCCTTTGTGCCCGCGATGGAAATTTCCTCGATCGAACGTCTGGTGGACAAAGGCGACCCGCGCATCCGGCTGAAATATCCCCTTTCCTCCGACTCGGTAATTTCTTATTATGTTGATAATGCAGTCAACGCCCAAAGCACGACCCGGGATCTTTCACCGGCCGGAGGACGGCAGAGCGGCCGCTACCGGATTTTTGTGAGGGTGCAGGAGGCCAATGAGCGCCGCTCGTATTATTGA
- a CDS encoding Gfo/Idh/MocA family oxidoreductase translates to MRIDMNIGIIGCGYWGPNLIRNFGLLDNVRVLGVSDLREERLNFISRLYPNIKILSRDSQDIIRNRDIDAVVVATPVSTHFTLGMEALENGKHLLLEKPMTATAEQAEALIKKADKENLTLMVDHTFIYTGAVRKIKEIIVSGDLGDLYYFDSVRVNLGLFQHDINVIWDLAPHDVSIMDYLLDRPARTISATGVAHFESDIENIAYLSVGYDSHLIGHIHVNWLAPVKVRKTLICGSKKMIVYDDVEPSEKVKIYNKGVDYIKNREEVYNIMVQYRTGDMMAPQINLTEALNLVAKEFVTAIAEKRRPLTDGEAGFRVVRILEAANQSLKQGGKVIKL, encoded by the coding sequence TTGAGGATTGATATGAATATTGGAATAATCGGTTGCGGGTACTGGGGACCAAATCTGATAAGGAATTTTGGGCTTCTCGATAATGTCAGAGTTCTGGGCGTTTCGGATCTCAGAGAAGAGCGACTTAATTTTATCTCCCGTCTCTATCCCAACATCAAGATTCTTTCCAGGGACAGTCAGGATATTATTAGAAATAGGGATATTGATGCGGTCGTGGTGGCCACGCCCGTATCGACACATTTCACTCTGGGGATGGAAGCGCTGGAGAACGGCAAGCATCTTCTCCTGGAAAAGCCCATGACGGCCACGGCAGAGCAGGCCGAGGCTCTGATAAAGAAAGCCGATAAGGAAAATCTTACCTTAATGGTCGACCATACTTTCATCTACACCGGAGCGGTGAGAAAAATAAAGGAAATCATTGTCAGCGGCGATCTGGGGGATTTGTATTACTTTGATTCGGTGCGGGTCAATCTCGGTTTATTTCAGCATGATATCAACGTCATCTGGGATCTGGCGCCGCATGATGTATCGATAATGGATTACCTGCTGGATCGACCGGCCCGCACCATCTCGGCCACCGGCGTGGCCCATTTCGAGAGTGACATCGAAAATATCGCCTATCTCTCGGTTGGTTATGATTCTCATCTTATCGGGCATATTCATGTCAATTGGTTGGCGCCGGTGAAGGTGCGCAAGACACTTATATGCGGCTCGAAGAAGATGATAGTTTATGATGACGTGGAGCCCTCGGAGAAGGTCAAAATCTATAATAAGGGAGTCGACTATATAAAGAATCGGGAAGAGGTCTATAATATTATGGTGCAGTACCGCACCGGCGATATGATGGCACCGCAGATAAATCTGACCGAAGCGCTGAATCTGGTGGCAAAGGAATTCGTGACGGCAATCGCCGAGAAGCGGCGGCCGCTGACCGACGGAGAGGCCGGTTTCCGCGTGGTGCGGATACTGGAAGCAGCCAATCAATCGCTCAAGCAGGGGGGAAAGGTAATCAAGTTATGA
- a CDS encoding DapH/DapD/GlmU-related protein, which translates to MTGVKIIGEAKIYANVSIGEGSIIYGPAILGQPPRGLQEGERPLVIGRNSVIRAFTTIYAGTKIGDNFQSGQGASIREDNIIGDDCSVGTNAVLEFENKIGENCRIHSGCFLEMVTLGNHVFIGPNTVFTDDPHPMNCPRYKECGGGAVIDDLVKIGANCTFLPAIRIGKGSLIGAGSVVIGDIPAMMVAAGNPAKVIKAVDKLTCRINAYERPYLWPPYTDPENS; encoded by the coding sequence ATGACCGGCGTGAAAATAATCGGCGAAGCGAAAATATACGCCAATGTTTCCATTGGTGAAGGCTCCATAATTTACGGCCCGGCTATTCTGGGGCAGCCGCCGCGCGGACTGCAGGAGGGAGAACGGCCGCTGGTCATCGGGCGCAATTCTGTTATCCGGGCATTCACGACCATTTATGCCGGAACGAAGATCGGCGATAATTTTCAATCGGGACAGGGAGCGTCAATCAGGGAAGATAACATTATCGGCGACGACTGCTCGGTCGGCACCAATGCCGTTCTGGAATTCGAGAATAAGATCGGCGAAAATTGCCGCATCCACTCGGGATGTTTTCTGGAGATGGTGACTCTGGGGAATCATGTCTTTATCGGTCCCAACACGGTTTTCACCGATGATCCTCATCCGATGAACTGCCCGCGCTATAAAGAATGCGGCGGCGGGGCGGTGATTGACGACCTGGTTAAGATCGGCGCCAATTGCACTTTCCTGCCGGCGATCAGGATAGGGAAAGGGTCGCTGATTGGGGCCGGTTCGGTGGTGATTGGCGATATCCCGGCCATGATGGTGGCGGCGGGGAATCCGGCCAAAGTGATTAAGGCGGTTGACAAACTGACCTGCCGGATAAACGCCTATGAGCGGCCGTACCTCTGGCCGCCCTATACAGATCCGGAAAACTCATAA
- a CDS encoding glycosyltransferase family 2 protein: MSNYKILVALFSYNEGEKLKKLVEQLRRTGEYEILFVDDGSDDGSYEFLKGRQFHVIRHDTNRGIGMGIREAINFGRTHGYGIIVIMAANGKMLPGEIERLMAPIIHEEYDYVQGSRNLPGGKSPHLPLFRELMIDLFTFFVNRISRFKGTDITCGFRAYRLSLFDDRRFNLNQSWLEKYEMEYYIHYHVLKGGYRITEVPVSMMYPESKKNYSKIKPLVGWWSMVRPWLFLILKIKR; encoded by the coding sequence ATGTCCAATTATAAGATATTAGTAGCTCTTTTCTCTTACAATGAAGGGGAGAAGCTTAAGAAATTAGTCGAGCAATTACGCCGGACGGGGGAATATGAGATTCTTTTTGTCGATGACGGCTCTGATGACGGCAGCTATGAATTCTTGAAAGGGCGGCAATTTCATGTTATCAGGCATGATACCAACCGCGGTATCGGTATGGGAATAAGAGAGGCGATAAATTTCGGCCGCACCCACGGTTATGGAATAATCGTGATTATGGCGGCCAACGGCAAAATGCTCCCCGGGGAGATAGAGCGGCTGATGGCGCCGATTATCCATGAAGAGTATGACTATGTGCAGGGGTCCCGAAATCTGCCGGGAGGCAAATCACCGCATCTGCCTCTATTCCGGGAGCTGATGATTGACCTGTTCACTTTCTTTGTCAACCGTATCAGCAGATTTAAGGGGACCGATATAACCTGCGGATTCCGGGCATACCGGCTTTCGCTTTTTGACGACAGGCGGTTCAATCTCAACCAATCCTGGCTTGAGAAATATGAAATGGAGTATTATATCCATTACCATGTTCTCAAGGGGGGATACCGGATTACCGAGGTGCCGGTTTCCATGATGTATCCGGAATCAAAGAAGAACTACAGCAAGATCAAGCCGCTGGTGGGGTGGTGGTCGATGGTGCGCCCCTGGTTGTTCCTGATTCTTAAGATCAAACGATAG
- a CDS encoding cupredoxin family copper-binding protein, with translation MRNANLKFLLVISIMGLALLLTACSSNPTNSSGNNGGGVGGGSGNTVSISGFKYAPGSLTVKAGTTVIWTNKDASTHTVTSDNGAFTSSGNLATNDTYSFIFTTAGSFPYHCAIHPSMKGMIVVTP, from the coding sequence ATGCGAAACGCAAACCTGAAGTTTCTTCTCGTAATTTCGATCATGGGATTGGCCCTGCTTCTGACCGCCTGTTCCAGCAATCCGACCAATTCCTCCGGCAACAATGGCGGGGGTGTCGGGGGCGGAAGCGGCAATACGGTATCTATTTCCGGATTTAAATATGCCCCGGGCAGCCTGACGGTGAAGGCGGGCACGACGGTAATCTGGACCAATAAGGATGCCTCGACGCACACGGTAACCAGTGACAACGGGGCTTTTACATCATCCGGAAATCTGGCCACGAATGATACTTATTCGTTTATATTTACGACGGCGGGGAGTTTCCCCTACCATTGTGCCATTCATCCTTCGATGAAAGGTATGATTGTCGTGACGCCGTAA
- a CDS encoding LuxR C-terminal-related transcriptional regulator has product MSKPEQSAFVEILVDRLLIESFPIEKSPYHREPNPEAEARIDRLRELVIWHINHSLSRRQKEVLKLYLYGKREAEIGRILGIKQQVVNIYKHRAINRLKLLVKA; this is encoded by the coding sequence ATGTCTAAGCCAGAGCAATCAGCCTTTGTTGAAATATTGGTCGACCGGCTGCTTATAGAATCATTTCCGATTGAAAAATCCCCCTATCACCGCGAACCGAATCCGGAAGCGGAAGCACGAATCGATCGGCTGCGCGAACTGGTTATCTGGCACATAAATCATTCTCTTTCTCGCCGACAGAAGGAAGTCTTAAAGCTTTATCTGTATGGGAAACGGGAAGCAGAGATCGGCCGCATACTGGGGATCAAGCAGCAGGTTGTGAATATTTATAAGCATCGGGCCATTAATAGGTTAAAGCTGCTTGTGAAGGCCTGA